DNA from Bacillus sp. Marseille-P3661:
TTGGCGCGGAATAATAATAAACATATGGCTGCTGTAGATGCTACACTATCGGGTTCTGTTATTTTTTCTGTACTAGGAGAAATAATATTTTTAGGTGGGTCCATTCCTAGTATGCTGTCGTTGGCTGGGTTATTCATAGTTATTACAGGTATGATTTTGCACAGTGTTTTTTCGAATCGAACAAAAATACATGTTCAAGTTACGACAGAAAAGAGGACGGTAAATTAATTAAGTGTTTTGGCAGATCAAATCGAGTATGATTTGGTCTTTTTTTATCGTGCTTTTTTAATTGCTGTTCAATTTTGAGCAGCTCAAGTCGTTTTTGGGAGATCGAGTCAGAATCAACCAAGGATTCTGACAGGAACCGGTTGTATTGCAAGAAAGAAGTCAGAATTCCTCTAATAATTAAAGTTAGTACGTCCATACTCTATTTGTTTGAGAAGCTTTTAACGGAATTGATGTTAATTAAAACTATTCAAGTATTGTAAATCATAGTTCAGGTGTGAGTAAGATCACACCTGAATAAGCAAGCAAACATTCGTGCTAATTGTGACTGATATTTGACCTAATTGTGTTGAATTTGTGAATAGCTAATTATGTGTGAGGTATATCACACCCTAAACATTTGACGACCGATTACTATATGGGTGTAGCAAGTTTTACTAACATAACAATGTTTGAAAGGGGGGCAATGCGAAATGAAAAACTCGGTCATTATCTTTTTAGTATTTTTATTAGTAGGTTTCGGTGGGGGATATGTGTTCTTCCAATATAGTAATACCGCTGATGTTGCATCACCTGCACCTGAAGCTACTGAAATTGAAACTGATACAACAACTCCACAAGAAAGTGCAACTACTGAAGAACCGAAAACCGTTTCTGCAGAAGCTCAAATTATTACTGACAAAGGCTGTCTAGCATGTCACGCAGTTGAAAATCTTGGCTTACAAGGTGGGGCAACAGGTCCTGACTTATCACAGGCTTTTAACAATGTAGAAGGTAAACATGGCAAACCAATTGATGAGTTTTTAAAAGAACCAACTTCAGCAGTTATGTCTAGTGTAATCAGTGGAAACC
Protein-coding regions in this window:
- a CDS encoding cytochrome C, producing MKNSVIIFLVFLLVGFGGGYVFFQYSNTADVASPAPEATEIETDTTTPQESATTEEPKTVSAEAQIITDKGCLACHAVENLGLQGGATGPDLSQAFNNVEGKHGKPIDEFLKEPTSAVMSSVISGNPLTDEEVTSIVEALKIASEK